The Podospora bellae-mahoneyi strain CBS 112042 chromosome 7, whole genome shotgun sequence genome includes a window with the following:
- a CDS encoding hypothetical protein (EggNog:ENOG503P5FG; COG:S) has product MARETTNTKQAAKPVADVIELSSDSEPETVETKPQQIPSVENASQEKPAHTGDYEQPLLKVVGIKYKTDKTENQPQQDMNSTPLSSKMTLRSKGTGSAKHKHVSIEIPLPSSSLLRKKASGDDESGEESGHEVFKTPMERRHITFNDSDQEDFVTPSEAPRRNPLELQIKAETAKEEAAKEEDEEESEDESDDEAPEAVSTRVAEAQTTKAAEAAAKAVEEQEAAAKRKRQERDAFLKQQAKERKQAKKPVVEADSEDELEEPTPAPVEKRKREVPKLLPLDLLESDDEDDESHEDNSGANNKRRKVDQVAALLRGPKLPRDQRVGSTVYRVEVKRGSEKLAPKAKKQSINAKEALLKRNRTPQRRPGFRR; this is encoded by the exons ATGGCACGGGAAACGACCAACACTAAGCAGGCCGCCAAACCTGTGGCTGATGTCATTGAGCTATCATCAGACTCTGAGCCAGAGACGGTCGAGACTAAGCCTCAGCAAATCCCATCTGTCGAAAACGCGTCACAGGAGAAGCCAGCTCACACAGGTGATTATGAGCAACCGCTCCTAAAGGTCGTCGGCATCAAGTACAAGACAGACAAGACTGAGAATCAGCCACAACAAGACATGAACTCCACACCGTTAAGCTCAAAAATGACTCTCCGGTCCAAGGGGACTGGCTCAGCTAAGCACAAGCATGTCAGCATTGAGATTCcactgccatcatcatccttgtTGCGGAAAAAGGCtagcggtgatgatgagagcgGAGAGGAGAGCGGCCACGAGGTTTTTAAGACACCAATGGAGCGCAGACACATCACATTCAACGACAGTGACCAGGAGGATTTTGTCACCCCCAGCGAGGCACCAAGGAGAAACCCCTTGGAACTCCAGATCAAGGCCGAGACTGCGAAGGAAGAAGCTGCcaaggaagaagatgaggaggaatcAGAGGACGAGTCGGATGACGAGGCCCCAGAGGCTGTTTCGACGCGCGTTGCTGAAGCTCAGACCACCAAGGCTGCTGAAGCTGCTGCGAAAGCTGTTGAAGA ACAAGAAGCTGCCGCAAAGCGGAAGAGACAAGAGCGTGATGCGTTCCTCAAGCAGCAGGCTAAGGAGAGAaagcaggccaagaagccgGTTGTAGAAGCTGACTcggaggatgagctggaaGAGCCAACGCCAGCTCCGGTTGAAAAGAGGAAGCGGGAGGTGCCTAAACTTTTACCTCTGGACCTTTTGGAGtccgatgacgaggacgatgagtCTCATGAAGATAATTCTGGCGCAAACAacaagaggagaaaggtAGACCAGGTGGCTGCACTTCTCCGTGGACCCAAGCTTCCTCGCGATCAACGGGTGGGATCAACCGTGTATCGCGTCGAGGTAAAACGAGGCAGCGAGAAACTTGcgcccaaggccaagaagcagtcTATCAACGCGAAGGAGGCTCTTCTCAAAAGAAACCGGACACCTCAGCGGAGACCAGGTTTCAGGCGCTAA
- a CDS encoding hypothetical protein (CAZy:GH16; EggNog:ENOG503NZM7; COG:G), producing the protein MAFLAGVLTLLLATATILTTRHHHTIPLSSTLSLLILTPLALADCECGYLSTIGELLPNSHAPSHQQHHALFTDLIESDFTKLVPEGEGEATISANTDWVRQAFNLSDQRARGKYGEMFAVENVDAAGKEEEDKGLKLVVRGSVVEDMVPVAEIDTRRLDMYWGTFRASMKMTKERGTCSAFFWYFNDTQEIDMEFLSKDFDKSNDSYPVNLVLQSREAVLNGYDSAATSNFVKAYLPFDPTEGFHEYRIDYLPGRVYFYVDGGLLGKIEGEAVPSSAGHLILQHWSNGNRLWSGGPPGRDAGLVVRYVKAYFNSSREERQRDWENRCRDPGAEGAVCMVPDVLPTNGTAGEWFFMERGNMTNNQTVWRSEGGRWEGSTRLSGWVVLGVVVWFML; encoded by the exons ATGGCCTTTCTCGCAGGGGTCCTCACCCTCCTACTAGCAACCGcaaccatcctcaccacgcgccatcaccacaccattCCCCTCTCATCAACGCTATCACTTCTAATTCTCACCCCCCTAGCCCTAGCAGACTGCGAATGCGGCTACCTCTCCACCATAGGCGagctcctccccaactcccacgccccttctcatcaacaacatcatgcCCTCTTTACCGACCTCATCGAGTCCGACTTCACAAAATTAGTccccgagggcgagggagaagccACCATATCAGCCAACACGGACTGGGTTCGTCAAGCATTCAACCTGAGCGATCAAAGGGCAAGGGGAAAATACGGGGAGATGTTTGCCGTGGAGAATGTGGACGCTGCcgggaaagaggaggaggataaagggctgaagttggtggtgagggggagtgTGGTAGAGGATATGGTGCCTGTGGCAGAGATTGAtacgaggaggttggacaTGTACTGGGGCACGTTTAGGGCTTCGATGAAAATGacgaaggagagggggactTGTTCGGCGTTTTTTTGG TATTTCAACGACACGCAAGAAATCGACATGGAGTTTTTGTCCAAGGACTTTGACAAGAGCAACGATAGCTATCCGGTTAATCTGGTTTTGCAGTCGAGGGAGGCGGTGTTGAATGGGTATGATTCTGCGGCGACGTCGAACTTTGTCAAGGCTTATTTACCGTTTGATCCGACGGAAGGGTTTCATGAGTATAGGATTGATTATTTGCCTGGGAGGGTGTATTTTTatgtggatggggggttgttagggaagattgagggggaggcggtgccGAGCTCGGCGGGGCATTTGATTTTGCAGCATTGGAGTAATGGGAATAGGTTGTGGAGTGGGGGGCCGCCGGGGAGGGatgctgggttggtggtgagataTGTCAAGGCGTATTTTAATAgttcgagggaggagaggcagagggaTTGGGAGAATAGGTGTAGGGATCctggggcggagggggcggtTTGTATGGTGCCGGATGTGTTGCCCACTAATGGGACGGCGGGGGAGTGGTTTTTTATGGAGAGGGGGAACATGACTAATAATCAGACTGTCTGGAGGagtgaaggggggaggtgggaggggagcacAAGGCTGTCGGGGTGGGTAGtgttgggagtggtggtttggTTTATGCTTTAG
- the CWC21 gene encoding RNA-splicing factor (COG:A; EggNog:ENOG503P7G6), which produces MSDNVGLSTPRGSGTSGYVQRNLAHPHHHQSSRLNPYSRPPPPTSSLQTQRKPDQGLLDHDRKRQIEVKVFALRDELEEAGELTEEQIDEKCDELRKELKKEAEKGGGTGVGPRRNIKSFQVHELADAKMKESERLRQALRISKDYEEGGHWRRQEERKRGGMGEGVVRQEEEAVRDRAPPRERERRKERGGEREREDSRERYRERSPSGERYRERSGNRESYRERSGSRERYRERSVSRDRYRERSVSQEIPKGRDGGRDRYRERSISRDRYPERRGGSDRDDYDDEDRGDRR; this is translated from the coding sequence ATGTCCGACAACGTAGGCCTCTCCACTCCCCGCGGCTCAGGCACATCAGGCTACGTCCAGCGCAACCTcgcccacccccaccaccaccaatcctCCCGCCTCAACCCCTactcccgcccccctcccccaacttcctccctccaaacccaacgCAAACCCGACCAAGGCCTCCTCGACCACGACCGCAAACGACAGATTGAAGTCAAGGTCTTTGCTCTCCGCGACGAACTTGAAGAAGCAGGGGAATTGACAGAGGAGCAAATCGACGAGAAATGTGACGAGCTAAGAAAGGAACTGAAGAAAGAGGcggaaaagggaggggggactgGGGtagggccgaggaggaataTCAAGAGTTTTCAGGTTCATGAATTGGCAGATgccaagatgaaggagagtGAACGGTTGAGGCAGGCGTTGAGAATTAGTAAGGAttatgaggagggggggcattggaggaggcaggaggagaggaagagagggggtatgggtgagggggtggtgagacaggaggaggaggctgtgagAGATAGGGCTccgccgagggagagggagaggaggaaggagaggggtggtgagagggaaagggaggataGTCGGGAAAGGTACCGGGAGAGGAGCCCGAGTGGAGAGCGGTATAGGGAGCGGAGTGGTAATCGGGAGAGTTATAGGGAGCGGAGTGGTAGTCGGGAGAGGTATAGGGAGAGGAGTGTTAGCCGGGACAGGTATAGGGAGCGGAGTGTCAGTCAGGAGATACCGAAAGGGCGGGATGGTGGCCGGGATAGGTACAGGGAGCGGAGCATTAGCCGGGACAGGTACCCAGAGAGGAGAGGCGGAAGCGATCGGGACGattatgatgatgaggaccgTGGGGATAGGCGTTGA
- a CDS encoding hypothetical protein (EggNog:ENOG503P77U), with protein MALPVTSIMMPRAFLAAARPLQRILVGASSRTHIPPLPRHHKQQVRQIRYRLAKREDANPKLLFTDEDIPSMDVWDRLSERAIARRIPPEITSEQMYKAVRSYCSIAIHSNDSWQPRLQSEFGIEPIVLHYAAISLWPLSDHKLCIHMLSTASSLGYHPSTVSVMFFLSQISDFFDARLKPPFRDISARFRLLSRTSRDPDILTVQGLIALREDDQDAALRFFEQAVIAAEKGTGILPPLVPGDFVSDGDTKEVPGRPLRFSYEKSCYYNLGRLYRRKGQTAKARDAFVIAAADLRHIPALVDHARMVELGKTAEENKYREVLLVSGAKMGNVKAFRQMVVDLLMKYENPEKYSPKEFKEDPVDVRVIWEWCILTLGLGRTSGPFTFADKDEFERVHNAIRGNRARMSLVEQDAETEEVTLAIWVYPSKIANLENLTGEPERFDITI; from the exons atGGCTCTCCCCGTTACATCCATCATGATGCCACGAGCCTTTCTAGCAGCGGCAAGACCATTACAGCGGATACTAGTTGGGGCTTCTAGCCGGACACATATACCACCACTTCCCAGACACCATAAACAACAAGTTCGCCAGATTCGATACCGCCTAGCTAAGCGGGAGGATGCCAATCCAAAACTTCTTTTCACAGACGAGGACATCCCTTCTATGGATGTATGGGATCGTTTAAGTGAAAGAGCGATCGCTCGACGGATTCCCCCAGAAATTACCTCTGAGCAGATGTATAAAGCGGTACGCTCATACTGTTCCATTGCAATTCACAGTAACGACTCCTGGCAGCCAAGGTTACAAAGTG AATTCGGAATCGAGCCCATCGTGCTTCATTACGCAGCCATCAGCCTCTGGCCCCTAAGCGATCACAAACTATGCATCCACATGCtatccaccgcctcctccctaggctaccacccctccaccgtctccgtgatgttcttcctctcccaaatAAGCGACTTCTTCGACGCCCGTCTCAAGCCACCCTTTCGCGACATCAGCGCCCGCTTCAGGCTCCTCTCCCGAACCAGCAGAGACCCCGACATCCTCACAGTCCAAGGCCTCATCGCCCTGCGAGAAGACGACCAAGACGCCGCGCTTCGTTTCTTCGAGCAGGCCGTCATCGCCGCTGAGAAGGGCACCGGTATCCTGCCCCCCCTCGTACCAGGCGACTTCGTCTCCGATGGGGACACCAAGGAAGTCCCCGGCCGCCCCCTCCGGTTCTCCTACGAAAAGTCCTGCTACTACAACCTGGGTCGGCTTTACAGGAGAAAGGGTCAGACTGCAAAGGCACGCGATGCGTtcgtcatcgccgccgcAGACCTCCGACATATCCCCGCGCTGGTTGATCATGCGAGAATGGTAGAGTTGGGGAAAACAGCCGAGGAGAACAAGTACAGGGAGGTTTTGCTGGTATCAGGCGCCAAGATGGGCAACGTTAAGGCGTTCAggcagatggtggtggatttgtTGATGAAGTACGAGAATCCGGAGAAATACAGCCCCAAGGAGTTCAAGGAGGATCCTGTTGATGTGAGGGTGATCTGGGAGTGGTGCATTCTTACGCTGGGCCTGGGTCGGACAAGCGGCCCGTTCACGTTTGCCGATAAGGACGAGTTTGAGCGGGTTCACAACGCTATCAGGGGCAACCGGGCCAGGATGAGTCTGGTCGAGCAGGATGCAGAGACTGAGGAGGTGACATTGGCCATTTGGGTCTACCCTTCTAAAATAGCAAACTTGGAGAACCTTACCGGGGAGCCTGAGAGATTTGATATCACAATATAA
- a CDS encoding hypothetical protein (BUSCO:EOG09264WF4; EggNog:ENOG503NV5R; COG:S), with product MPAIEGKPAQPVANQDDEIIFPPVTREHILHCSYDYWFPKYRTSCIRSEIIPLTPDFVSYIHEDGIVLADDPFSDPNQEQDEDDDWEPTNPSSDFPPPPRDPRDESGSEDDDDDEPTTARLPPNQRFPELHQKIESTIAQLGGSVAPKLNWSSPRDATWISRHPNTIKCTSANDIYILLKSSSFISHDLDHAFDDCAPTTTSQSSPPFQPVLVLRSYFNILPSLEFRCFVKDRNLVAITQRDPNYYPFLRSLRPHIVSRIRELFTKKLKFTFPEADFSFDAYIPEASYDDEVNRLGRARLIDINPWAPRTDTILFGWDELLEINVKRPVIGGPMSTQEQDGSEVEGESDDDEEGEEEDRPELRLVEKDDPAAYNFSSPAFSAHKLPKDVVDASQAGEGGGMRELAETLREFERGRREGVQQGGQGRVEEVTEEPREQVGGSV from the exons ATGCCCGCCATCGAAGGAAAGCCGGCGCAACCGGTCGCAAACCAAGATGACGAAATCATCTTCCCTCCTGTCACCAGGGAACACATCCTTCACTGTTCTTACGATTACTGGTTCCCAAA ATATCGCACATCCTGTATCCGTTCCGAaatcatccccctcacccccgacTTCGTCTCCTACATCCACGAAGACGGCATAGTCCTCGCCGACGACCCCTTCTCCGATCCCAACCAGGAgcaagacgaagacgacgactgggaaccaaccaacccctcctccgacttcccaccacccccccgcgACCCCCGCGATGAATCCGGCtccgaagacgacgacgatgacgaacccaccaccgcccgcctccccccaaaccaacgCTTCCCCGAACTCCACCAGAAAATCGAGAGCACCATCGCCCAACTCGGCGGCTCCGTAGCCCCCAAGCTGAACTGGTCCTCCCCACGAGATGCCACTTGGATCTCCCGGCACCCCAACACAATAAAGTGCACCTCGGCCAACGACATTTACATCCTCCTCAAGTCCTCCTCTTTCATCTCGCACGACCTCGACCACGCCTTTGACGACTGCGCCCCTACTACCACCTCCCAGTCGTCACCACCATTTCAGCCCGTCTTGGTTCTGAGGAGTTACTTCAACATTTTGCCGTCATTGGAATTCAGGTGTTTTGTCAAGGACAGAAACCTGGTGGCTATCACGCAGCGCGACCCGAACTACTACCCCTTTTTGAGGAGTCTGCGGCCGCATATTGTGTCTCGAATCAGGGAGTTGTTTACAAAGAAGTTGAAGTTTACGTTTCCGGAGGCGGACTTTTCGTTTGATGCTTATATTCCTGAGGCGTCCTACGATGATGAGGTCAATCGCTTAGGGAGGGCCAGGCTGATTGATATTAACCCCTGGGCTCCAAGGACGGATACTATTCTTTTTGGGTGGGATGAGTTGCTTGAGATTAATGTTAAAAGGCCGGTTATTGGGGGGCCGATGTCGACGCAGGAGCAGGATGGGagtgaggtggagggtgaaagtgatgatgatgaggaaggtgaggaggaggataggccggagttgaggttggtggagaaggaTGATCCGGCCGCGTATAACTTCTCGAGCCCGGCGTTTTCGGCGCATAAGTTGCCgaaggatgtggtggatgCTAGtcaggctggggaggggggggggatgagggagttGGCGGAGACTTtgagggagtttgagagggggagaagggagggggttcAGCAGGGAGGgcaggggagggtggaggaggtgacggaggagCCGCGGGAGCAAGTAGGCGGGTCAGTGTAA
- a CDS encoding hypothetical protein (EggNog:ENOG503NW8F; COG:S): MPGASVAVMPSTATSTPASRKTSIAPERKYKCQFCNRAFSRSEHRSRHERSHTKERPFKCQKCRSTFVRRDLLLRHDRTVHAKDGGVPLHSDGKRRGGPKAARTVSGSSKSALAIDTSALSEQIEASSDGIFDVETAAMLVADIQHKARAAARANSEFGASPSSMTFPSNGSSMLEPTYTNAPLALHQWDGFVPQDPKAHSITSNGSMSFDAQNPNQLLGGQHGNGLAPNMQAMINSLPPSAAGTPAPQSPFVQQRADSPADGAQSSTFKAPMINSDEERNVILDNIRGNDSEHAIPEGFRVPSLSSLNRYLATYFGLFHHHLPFLHPASFEPTQVSPALLLAVLSIGALYAFDQEQAYVLHIGSKVLVNQFLQNKENFSSRKCPLWTMQSSLLNMIFASWSGDAKGLEWACSIKGLLANMVAGNRYELKLRQEARGGRLPTRAEWVEDEGCRRTYYAVYIFFGLLTLTYNHTPAISFNEFEDLQLPSTEALWNLKVSEDAWQDHLRASPSVTIMKAHADLFQGEALKYSAFATRVMINALFLEVWYHKRSPEALQDVLTEYKLRIALETWEKSLDLCEPETVAVPLSAPHKGHPLIFNAKAMFRNARARLEVDLKGVQEALRYHESYEVAAAMANARDRVKRSSEMIKVIQECYDCIETAVRQGVRWVARTSPTNWSIEHPLCGMDLIIILSLWLYRLEHDEEQATEEELVMYNKIRELLGKDLDDRYVPQLSSLVARLWGSMLDEVVVWGITRLMGESFRLHSQALVGYVDDIAASSNVSTPSMTSQGADEDSVY, translated from the exons ATGCCAGGCGCGAGCGTGGCAGTCATGCCATCAACGGCCACATCTACGCCGGCCTCCCGGAAGACGTCAATCGCGCCAGAAAGAAAGTACAAATGCCAGTTCTGCAACCGAGCTTTTAGCAGAAGCGAGCACAGAAGTAGACATGAACGATCAC ACACCAAGGAGCGGCCGTTCAAGTGCCAAAAGTGTCGCAGTACCTTTGTCAGACGTGATCTTCTCCTCAGACATGACCGTACCGTGCACGCTAAAGATGGCGGTGTTCCTCTTCACAGTGATGGAAAGCGTCGCGGCGGTCCCAAGGCGGCCAGAACTGTCAGCGGCTCTTCCAAGTCGGCGCTTGCGATTGACACGTCAGCTCTGAGTGAGCAGATTGAAGCTAGTAGCGATGGTATTTTTGATGTGGAAACTGCTGCGATGCTTGTTGCTGATATTCAACATAAAGCTCGCGCAGCTGCTCGAGCCAACAGCGAATTTGGTGCCAGCCCAAGCAGCATGACCTTCCCCTCGAACGGGTCCTCGATGTTGGAACCAACCTACACCAACGCTCCTCTCGCTCTGCACCAGTGGGATGGCTTTGTCCCGCAGGACCCCAAGGCGCACTCGATCACTTCGAACGGATCGATGTCGTTTGATGCCCAGAATCCCAAccagcttctcggcggcCAGCACGGCAATGGGTTGGCGCCGAATATGCAGGCCATGATCAACTCTCTGCCTCCTTCTGCCGCGGGCACCCCTGCCCCCCAGTCACCGTTTGTGCAGCAGCGCGCCGACAGCCCTGCCGATGGCGCTCAGTCGTCCACCTTCAAGGCGCCCATGATCAACAGTGACGAGGAGAGAAACGTGATTCTAGACAACATTCGTGGCAATGACAGCGAGCACGCTATCCCTGAAGGCTTCCGGGTCCCCAGCCTGTCGTCTCTGAACCGCTACCTGGCCACCTACTTTGGCCtgttccaccaccacctgccttTCTTGCACCCCGCTTCGTTTGAGCCCACCCAGGTTTCGCCTGCGCTTCTCTTGGCTGTTCTTTCCATCGGTGCTCTTTATGCCTTTGACCAAGAACAGGCTTACGTGCTCCACATTGGCTCTAAGGTGCTGGTCAACCAGTTCCTCCAGAACAAGGAGAACTTCAGCTCCCGAAAGTGCCCATTGTGGACCATGCAGAGTTCGTTGCTCAACATGATCTTTGCTAGCTGGAGTGGTGACGCCAAGGGTCTCGAGTGGGCCTGCTCCATCAAGGGTCTTCTTGCCAACATGGTCGCTGGGAATCGTTACGAGTTGAAGCTTCGCCAGGAGGCTCGTGGTGGTCGCCTGCCGACCCGTGCTgagtgggttgaggatgaaggATGCCGCCGCACCTACTATGCCGTCTACATCTTCTTCGGCCTCCTCACTCTTACGTACAACCACACTCCGGCCATCAGCTTCAACGAGTTTGAGGATCTTCAGCTGCCATCCACCGAGGCCCTCTGGAATCTCAAGGTATCGGAGGATGCCTGGCAAGACCACCTCCGAGCTTCTCCCAGCGTCACCATCATGAAGGCCCATGCTGATCTGTTCCAAGGAGAGGCGCTCAAGTACAGTGCTTTTGCCACTCGTGTCATGATAAACGCGCTCTTCCTCGAAGTCTGGTACCACAAACGCAGCCCCGAGGCCCTGCAGGATGTTCTCACGGAGTACAAGCTTAGGATTGCTTTAGAGACTTGGGAGAAATCTTTGGACCTCTGCGAGCCTGAGACTGTCGCCGTACCCCTCAGTGCGCCTCATAAGGGCCACCCGCTCATCTTCAACGCCAAGGCCATGTTCCGCAATGCTCGCGCTCGTCTCGAGGTGGACCTTAAGGGAGTCCAGGAAGCTCTGCGTTACCACGAATCGTACGaagtcgccgccgccatggccAACGCTCGGGACCGCGTCAAGCGCTCCAGCGAAATGATCAAGGTCATTCAAGAGTGCTACGACTGCATCGAGACTGCGGTGCGCCAGGGCGTTCGCTGGGTTGCCAGAACCTCGCCGACAAATTGGAGCATCGAGCACCCTCTTTGCGGCATGGATctgatcatcatcctcagCTTGTGGCTGTATCGTCTGGAACATGACGAGGAGCAAGCTACTGAGGAAGAGCTGGTCATGTACAACAAGATCCGTGAGCTTCTCGGCAAGGATCTTGATGACCGCTATGTACCGCAGCTGAGCTCGCTGGTAGCCCGTCTCTGGGGTTCCATGCTCGacgaggtggttgtttgggg AATTACTCGCCTCATGGGTGAATCCTTCCGCCTCCACTCTCAAGCTCTCGTCGGCTACGTCGACGATATTGCTGCCTCGTCGAATGTTTCGACACCGTCCATGACCTCTCAGGGCGCGGACGAGGACAGCGTGTACTAA